The following proteins are co-located in the Pedobacter frigiditerrae genome:
- the gldG gene encoding gliding motility-associated ABC transporter substrate-binding protein GldG, with protein sequence MRLLGFLIILILINVIAQHFHTRFDFTKEKRYTLNQKTKDVLGKTQKDIVITVFLDGEIPAAFKRLQNATKDLLSDYKAYSNANVKIIFEDPLKDVPANEQDTVINKYLGIGIKPIAINLKNDAGITQKLIFPMALIESGDVQIPVNLLQKTGGAATDYEENITSSIQNLEYAFTSALKRLMTGVSPKIGFTEGHGEPSNVYLYDAITSLSQQYYVGRVDLKLMTKQGLDDLNVLIIEKPQQALTEVEKYKINYFVMKGGKVVWAIDQVNAELDSLEKRPQEMAFNRQLNLDDMLFEYGARINYNLITDVNCAMIPFATGNAGQQAQIDTAPWLYYPVFMPDTTSNVVKNIDGIKSQFASTVDTIGVPNVRKKIILQTSPFNKIFETPKMLSLQMLAVQPSQAEYTSVPKPAAVLLEGSFKSVFLNRPVPEGITENYNVPAKSKPTKMIVIGDGDVFLNQVSKTDKTPFPLGFDRYTQQNYGNKALLLNIADYFTDDDNLIALRNKEIKVRLLDRTRLRAEKTKWQLINSVAPLLLLICFAIFQHYYRKHKYAK encoded by the coding sequence ATGAGGTTGCTGGGTTTTTTAATCATATTGATTTTAATAAATGTAATTGCCCAACATTTCCATACTCGTTTCGATTTTACCAAAGAAAAGCGCTACACCTTAAATCAGAAAACCAAAGATGTTTTAGGGAAGACACAGAAAGACATTGTCATCACTGTGTTTTTAGATGGCGAAATTCCTGCAGCTTTTAAACGATTGCAAAATGCCACGAAAGATTTGCTAAGTGATTATAAGGCCTATTCAAACGCCAATGTGAAAATTATTTTTGAAGATCCTTTGAAAGATGTGCCGGCAAATGAACAAGATACCGTCATCAATAAATACTTAGGTATTGGAATAAAACCTATCGCCATTAATCTTAAAAATGACGCTGGAATAACGCAGAAATTAATCTTTCCAATGGCTTTGATAGAAAGTGGAGATGTTCAAATTCCAGTTAACTTATTGCAAAAAACGGGTGGTGCAGCAACAGATTATGAAGAAAACATAACCAGCTCTATTCAGAATTTAGAATACGCATTTACGTCAGCCCTTAAAAGATTAATGACTGGTGTTAGTCCGAAAATTGGATTTACAGAAGGCCATGGTGAACCATCAAATGTTTATCTGTACGATGCCATTACCTCTTTATCACAACAATATTATGTGGGTAGGGTAGATTTAAAATTGATGACCAAACAAGGATTAGACGATTTAAATGTGCTCATTATCGAAAAGCCACAACAAGCTTTAACTGAAGTGGAGAAATATAAAATTAACTACTTTGTCATGAAGGGTGGCAAAGTTGTTTGGGCAATTGACCAAGTTAATGCAGAATTAGATAGCTTAGAAAAAAGACCGCAAGAAATGGCTTTTAACAGGCAACTCAATCTTGATGATATGCTTTTTGAGTATGGCGCTCGCATCAATTACAATTTAATAACTGATGTAAACTGTGCCATGATTCCGTTTGCAACAGGTAATGCTGGTCAGCAAGCACAAATTGACACAGCACCTTGGTTATATTATCCAGTTTTTATGCCAGATACAACCAGCAATGTTGTTAAAAATATAGATGGTATTAAAAGTCAGTTTGCAAGTACTGTTGATACGATTGGTGTGCCAAATGTGAGAAAGAAAATTATTCTTCAAACATCACCTTTTAACAAGATTTTCGAAACACCTAAAATGCTTTCGTTGCAAATGTTGGCAGTTCAACCTTCTCAGGCAGAATATACAAGTGTGCCAAAACCTGCTGCGGTTTTATTAGAGGGAAGTTTTAAATCTGTGTTTTTAAATCGGCCAGTGCCAGAAGGTATAACTGAAAATTATAATGTTCCTGCCAAAAGTAAACCCACAAAAATGATTGTGATTGGTGATGGCGATGTATTCTTAAATCAAGTAAGTAAGACAGATAAGACGCCTTTTCCGTTGGGATTTGACAGATATACGCAACAGAATTATGGAAATAAGGCGTTGTTATTAAATATCGCAGATTATTTTACGGATGATGATAATTTAATCGCCCTGCGTAATAAAGAAATTAAGGTTAGATTACTGGATAGGACACGTTTACGTGCTGAAAAAACGAAATGGCAGCTGATAAATTCAGTTGCACCTTTGTTATTGTTAATATGTTTCGCAATTTTTCAACATTATTACCGTAAGCATAAGTATGCAAAGTAA